Proteins encoded by one window of Rhodopirellula islandica:
- a CDS encoding elongation factor P, whose translation MLAKEVKSGSVVVHDGNPVMIVGMSVQSPSARGAATLYKFRARNVMTRNKVDITLKGTEVLQEADFSRRDVQMMYTDTEFLHVMDKEDFQQYEIPLEDAEEQMPYITEGLEGIRALIYNDACVGIEVPATVELNIAQCDPGVKGNSATSRTKPATMETGLVIQVPEYIKEGERLKVDSRTGQFLSRA comes from the coding sequence ATGCTCGCGAAAGAAGTGAAGTCCGGTTCCGTTGTGGTCCACGATGGCAACCCGGTGATGATCGTTGGAATGTCGGTTCAGTCGCCGTCTGCTCGAGGCGCGGCAACGCTGTACAAGTTTCGGGCTCGGAATGTCATGACCCGCAACAAGGTCGACATCACTCTGAAGGGCACCGAAGTCCTTCAAGAAGCGGATTTTTCTCGCCGGGATGTGCAAATGATGTACACCGACACGGAGTTCTTGCACGTGATGGACAAAGAGGATTTTCAGCAGTACGAAATCCCTCTCGAGGATGCGGAAGAGCAGATGCCTTACATCACGGAAGGCCTGGAGGGCATCCGGGCATTGATCTACAACGACGCCTGCGTTGGGATCGAAGTGCCAGCGACCGTGGAGCTGAACATTGCTCAGTGTGATCCAGGTGTGAAGGGCAACTCAGCCACGTCACGCACCAAGCCCGCCACCATGGAAACCGGGTTGGTCATTCAAGTTCCCGAGTACATCAAGGAAGGCGAACGACTGAAGGTTGATTCGCGAACCGGCCAATTTCTTTCGCGAGCGTGA
- a CDS encoding serine/threonine-protein kinase, with protein sequence MNAPDASHPESTGNPGALASDVNSLDSNREPTDRCGDGSSSDPGNQNAGSSRKSRSRSRRRRPANASLSHPIHEETIGAISGDRSPSSAPPPGSKDSVSVPVSRYECLEEVGRGGWGVVEKAVDRQLDREVAVKRFSDTDDVTEQERQRFLNEAKVTSQLQHPGIVPVHEMGDQHDAFYVMKLLDGVTLSEFIQQHHQSDQTRNRKTQHQFGESLEPLLQRFVDICNAVAYAHQRGIIHRDLKPCNVMISGFGETVVLDWGLAQFVPSPTGSAPARSKSSQPTRQADLSLPLEPHGTVLGTPAYMSPEQARGESHRINPSSDLYSLGVILYTIIAGRNPYHGQPVKQILEQVRRSSFPDLRTAQPLVPKPLLAIVRQAMSSSQHDRYDSAEELASEVRRFIAGDSVSVHRESMIEKGMRWCRYHQSIAATVTVAASALLIATIIFGLVIHQSHRTERLARVDAQRAHREAIINLGEAIDATDTWLNELSGSLQFYPGMAAIRSNLLDRAIEQYDQIAIQNLNGSASPLSTGELDDFDLSKSSRQTERLTLLQHVKTQLRLADLHRITGHPEQAQQQYAVAESLLSNQPDLGNQLQITPVSTTARQDPLETQFELERIHSLTGQLLLQDSSSTSIPTQRLLAARQWLLQRLGTFATSSEPEHSGRMDPTLAKTAAIYAQLELAIQIQSDPSLHPGLKDAACFQHAIDVARRLAKLQGTVGNLRRSETIQTNHCLQLMDADSLTLAEQGWSQLIGDLQEWLDSAPDRIDLLQSRARALHQRGNCRARLGKQTEAVADLKASLQMLAKASRLTEMAPDQTQRLHQTQLDLRRLQAATTTITPIGTINNTVAVDTNSDESD encoded by the coding sequence ATGAACGCCCCTGACGCATCCCATCCCGAATCGACCGGCAACCCCGGTGCGTTGGCGTCTGATGTCAACAGCCTCGATTCAAACCGCGAGCCGACTGACCGTTGCGGCGATGGCTCCTCGAGCGATCCCGGCAACCAGAACGCTGGCTCCTCGCGAAAAAGTCGGTCGCGTTCACGACGTCGTCGACCAGCGAATGCCTCCCTATCCCATCCCATTCACGAAGAAACGATCGGTGCGATCTCCGGCGATCGTTCGCCTTCTTCTGCCCCCCCCCCTGGGTCCAAGGATTCCGTCAGCGTCCCCGTGTCCCGGTACGAATGCCTCGAAGAGGTAGGGCGAGGCGGCTGGGGAGTCGTTGAGAAGGCTGTCGACCGACAACTCGATCGAGAAGTCGCGGTGAAACGATTCAGTGACACCGATGATGTCACGGAACAAGAGCGACAACGTTTTCTGAACGAAGCCAAAGTCACCAGCCAACTTCAGCACCCAGGGATTGTCCCCGTCCACGAAATGGGCGATCAGCATGACGCGTTCTACGTCATGAAGTTGCTCGATGGCGTCACCCTCAGTGAGTTCATCCAACAACATCACCAAAGCGATCAAACCCGCAATCGAAAGACCCAACACCAATTTGGCGAATCACTCGAACCGTTGCTGCAACGGTTTGTTGATATCTGCAACGCCGTCGCCTACGCACATCAGCGAGGAATCATTCATCGCGATCTAAAACCCTGCAACGTGATGATCAGTGGCTTCGGCGAGACGGTGGTGCTCGATTGGGGATTGGCCCAATTCGTCCCATCACCAACCGGCTCGGCACCCGCCCGATCCAAATCATCCCAGCCCACTCGGCAAGCTGATCTTTCGCTGCCCTTGGAACCGCACGGTACCGTGCTGGGCACCCCAGCGTACATGTCACCGGAACAGGCCCGTGGAGAGTCCCACCGGATCAATCCCTCTTCGGATCTGTATTCCTTGGGCGTGATTCTCTACACCATCATCGCTGGCCGAAATCCGTACCATGGCCAACCTGTCAAGCAAATCTTGGAACAAGTCCGCCGATCATCTTTCCCTGACTTGCGAACGGCTCAGCCGTTGGTTCCCAAACCACTGCTCGCGATTGTTCGCCAAGCGATGTCATCGTCGCAACACGACCGCTACGACAGTGCCGAGGAACTGGCAAGTGAGGTGCGCCGTTTCATCGCCGGCGATTCCGTTTCCGTCCACCGCGAAAGCATGATTGAAAAAGGAATGCGATGGTGCCGGTATCATCAAAGCATCGCCGCCACCGTCACAGTCGCAGCCAGTGCGTTGCTAATCGCGACGATCATCTTCGGTCTGGTCATCCATCAATCTCATCGCACTGAACGCTTGGCCCGTGTGGATGCCCAACGCGCTCACCGCGAAGCGATCATCAATCTTGGCGAAGCGATCGACGCGACCGACACATGGCTGAATGAACTCAGCGGGTCCCTTCAATTTTATCCCGGCATGGCGGCGATCCGTTCGAACCTCCTCGATCGAGCGATTGAACAATACGATCAAATCGCAATCCAAAACCTCAACGGCTCAGCCTCGCCCCTCTCCACCGGTGAGTTGGACGATTTCGATCTGTCGAAATCCAGCCGGCAAACGGAGCGTCTGACGTTGCTGCAACACGTCAAAACTCAACTCCGATTGGCCGACCTCCACCGAATCACTGGCCACCCCGAGCAAGCACAGCAGCAGTATGCGGTTGCGGAGTCCCTGCTGAGCAATCAACCCGATCTTGGCAACCAACTGCAGATCACCCCCGTCTCCACGACCGCTCGCCAAGATCCACTCGAAACTCAATTCGAACTGGAACGGATTCATTCATTGACCGGGCAGTTGCTCCTTCAAGACTCATCATCGACTTCGATTCCAACCCAACGTCTCTTGGCGGCCCGACAATGGTTGCTCCAACGCCTCGGCACGTTCGCCACTTCCTCCGAACCTGAACACTCGGGTCGCATGGATCCGACCCTGGCGAAAACGGCAGCCATCTACGCACAACTCGAACTTGCAATTCAAATCCAGTCGGATCCATCCCTCCATCCCGGACTGAAGGATGCCGCCTGCTTCCAACACGCCATCGATGTCGCTCGCCGACTCGCCAAACTTCAGGGAACAGTCGGAAACCTCCGACGATCGGAAACCATCCAAACGAACCACTGCCTCCAACTGATGGATGCTGATTCCCTCACGCTCGCTGAACAGGGATGGTCGCAGTTGATTGGTGACCTACAAGAATGGCTGGATTCGGCCCCGGACCGCATCGATCTTCTACAATCCCGTGCCCGTGCCTTGCACCAGCGAGGCAACTGCCGGGCTCGTTTAGGCAAGCAAACCGAAGCAGTCGCTGATCTGAAAGCGTCGCTCCAGATGCTCGCCAAGGCTTCGCGACTGACGGAAATGGCCCCCGACCAAACCCAGCGTTTGCATCAAACACAACTGGATTTGAGACGTCTTCAAGCCGCAACCACAACGATCACCCCGATCGGCACGATCAACAACACCGTCGCGGTTGACACAAATTCCGACGAGTCAGACTGA
- a CDS encoding GGDEF domain-containing protein, giving the protein MTTVAHPASQTIPTGLDASEATLRQQPTVPTCESNNECCLVQIYPPDVIEGMLLLEQDEFQIGRSPDSDLPLFDNSVSRQHAMLIRGQDGYLIRDLGSTNGTLINETVIQDDRSLESGDTVRIGSFLFRFLSADSVETQYHETVYNALTRDALTGAMNKRFLTEAMDRELSRSSRAKLEMAVIMLDIDHFKSVNDTHGHLVGDDVLRTFGQRIQALCRADDMLARYGGEEFCLLLAATGRKDAMEIAERCRATIADTPFATSIGPLPITASFGVSVFDPEQIQSVKDLIGSADQQLYEAKRSGRNQVRG; this is encoded by the coding sequence ATGACAACCGTTGCCCACCCAGCCAGCCAAACCATCCCCACTGGCCTCGATGCTTCAGAAGCGACGCTGCGACAACAGCCAACCGTTCCAACATGCGAATCGAACAACGAGTGCTGCTTGGTACAAATCTATCCGCCGGACGTCATCGAAGGCATGCTGCTTTTGGAACAAGACGAGTTTCAAATCGGTCGATCCCCTGATTCCGATCTGCCACTCTTTGACAACAGTGTTTCTCGCCAGCACGCCATGCTGATTCGCGGGCAAGACGGCTACCTCATCCGCGACCTAGGCAGCACCAACGGAACCCTGATCAACGAAACCGTGATCCAGGACGATCGCAGCTTGGAAAGTGGCGACACGGTCCGCATCGGCAGCTTTCTCTTCCGGTTTCTTTCTGCCGACAGCGTCGAGACGCAGTATCACGAAACGGTCTACAACGCATTGACCCGCGACGCGCTCACCGGCGCCATGAACAAACGGTTTTTGACCGAAGCCATGGACCGAGAACTGTCACGTTCGTCGCGTGCCAAGCTTGAGATGGCCGTCATCATGTTGGACATCGACCACTTCAAATCCGTCAACGACACGCACGGGCACTTGGTGGGAGACGATGTCTTGCGAACCTTTGGACAACGCATCCAAGCACTCTGCCGAGCCGACGACATGTTGGCTCGCTATGGCGGCGAAGAGTTCTGCTTGCTGCTCGCCGCGACAGGTCGCAAAGACGCGATGGAAATTGCCGAACGCTGCCGAGCAACGATCGCTGACACACCCTTCGCAACTTCAATTGGCCCACTCCCGATCACCGCCAGCTTTGGCGTCTCTGTTTTCGATCCCGAGCAAATTCAATCGGTCAAAGATTTGATCGGGTCAGCCGACCAACAACTCTACGAAGCAAAGCGTTCAGGTCGCAATCAAGTTCGCGGCTGA
- a CDS encoding DUF1553 domain-containing protein, with amino-acid sequence MSRPILAVLAIVLIGSHLRADVDYDADIKPLFQEKCGSCHGVLQQEGGLRLDAGSLIRGDHDPNGLLDLEHPSQSELIRRVASSDPDVRMPPEGEGTPLSTQQIHQLTGWIELGAPSPPDEVIMESPSQHWAYQPPTQPKLATDVPEPWSANPIDTLMFAQWRQSGLDPVPPADPAIALRRLHLDVTGLPPTRADQTEFATDSSSEAWRERVDRLLDDPAYGEKWGRHWMDVWRYSDWDGYRNELRGSQRHIWHWRDWIIESLNVDKGYDQMIHEMVAGDEVAPEDLDVLRATGFLVRNFHKSNRDIWLDATVEHTAKAFLGMTIACARCHDHKYDPISQQEYYAFRAIFQPHQVRTERLPGEPDTAKLGLPRAYDADLDVPTYLYVQGNEKNPDKDHPIAPSVPEIVELPFAIEPVALPNLASNPFLRDYIEAEEIATAQQKLQSAQKSLQSSNDKQDSIKRQQLTVAEANLKSIQQRWAATRAKFAGTSSNHDESAADPTPAEALAVQAAKSERTLHFQQALLDVLKQRNAVATAKDSKETDETKKKSALDSANKKLAELEKKLVDASVQLVGNDGKFTPVGKSYPSTSSGRRTALAEWITHPRNPLTARVAINHIWTRYFGQPLVSNLDDFGLRSPHPIHHELLDWLAVELVENDWSMKHIHRLIVQSRTYRLASSASQDSETTFAKNGEIDPDNLQLWRANVRRLEAELVRDNLLSIAGTLDRSRGGPDIDFKKGETTPRRSVYFRHAYEKQMPMLVIFDAANPTDCYRRSESIVPQQALALANSPLAVDQSRQTAARLSADVTDDLAFVSEAYAAILGREPTDSERSACESFLTHQATLLADPDQLSPSTGAAKTSVPPATDANLRARENLVHVLFNHNDFVTVR; translated from the coding sequence ATGTCGCGCCCCATCCTTGCCGTCCTGGCGATCGTTCTCATTGGCTCCCACCTGCGAGCTGATGTGGATTACGACGCCGATATCAAACCACTCTTCCAAGAGAAATGCGGTTCCTGTCACGGCGTCCTCCAGCAAGAGGGCGGACTCAGGCTCGATGCCGGGTCCCTGATCCGTGGGGACCACGATCCCAACGGCCTGCTGGATTTGGAACACCCTTCCCAAAGCGAACTGATTCGACGAGTCGCCTCTTCGGATCCCGATGTGCGAATGCCGCCCGAAGGCGAAGGAACGCCACTGTCGACTCAACAGATCCATCAACTGACCGGCTGGATCGAACTCGGCGCCCCCAGCCCGCCGGACGAAGTGATCATGGAATCGCCGTCCCAGCACTGGGCCTACCAGCCTCCCACCCAACCCAAGCTTGCGACCGACGTTCCTGAACCATGGTCGGCGAACCCCATCGACACCTTGATGTTCGCCCAGTGGCGACAAAGCGGTTTGGATCCCGTTCCACCAGCGGACCCTGCGATTGCTTTGCGACGCCTGCACTTGGACGTGACGGGATTGCCACCGACCCGAGCCGACCAAACTGAGTTCGCAACGGATTCTTCGAGCGAGGCTTGGCGAGAGCGTGTGGATCGATTGCTGGACGATCCCGCCTATGGAGAAAAATGGGGTCGGCACTGGATGGATGTGTGGCGATACAGCGACTGGGATGGCTACAGAAACGAACTCCGTGGTAGCCAGCGACACATCTGGCATTGGCGAGATTGGATCATCGAATCGCTGAACGTGGACAAAGGCTACGACCAAATGATCCACGAAATGGTGGCCGGCGATGAGGTCGCCCCCGAAGACCTCGACGTGCTGCGTGCCACCGGGTTCCTGGTTCGGAACTTCCACAAAAGCAATCGCGACATTTGGTTGGACGCAACCGTCGAACACACCGCCAAAGCGTTCCTGGGAATGACGATCGCCTGCGCTCGATGCCATGACCACAAGTACGACCCCATCTCGCAGCAAGAGTACTACGCGTTTCGAGCGATCTTCCAACCGCACCAAGTCCGCACCGAACGTTTGCCGGGAGAGCCCGACACAGCCAAACTCGGGCTTCCGCGAGCCTACGATGCGGACCTGGACGTCCCGACCTACTTGTACGTGCAGGGCAACGAAAAGAATCCTGACAAGGATCATCCGATCGCCCCCTCCGTCCCGGAGATCGTCGAACTCCCCTTTGCGATTGAACCGGTCGCGCTGCCAAATCTCGCATCCAATCCTTTTCTGCGGGACTACATCGAAGCCGAGGAAATTGCCACTGCACAACAGAAACTTCAGTCGGCCCAGAAATCACTGCAATCGTCCAATGACAAACAGGACTCGATCAAACGGCAACAACTCACCGTCGCCGAAGCAAACCTGAAGTCCATCCAACAACGTTGGGCCGCAACCAGAGCCAAGTTCGCCGGCACAAGTTCAAACCATGACGAATCGGCTGCCGATCCGACGCCCGCTGAAGCCCTCGCCGTCCAAGCGGCCAAGTCCGAACGAACGCTGCATTTCCAGCAAGCATTGCTCGACGTGCTGAAGCAGCGCAACGCGGTGGCGACCGCTAAAGATTCCAAGGAAACAGACGAGACCAAAAAGAAGTCTGCCCTCGATTCGGCCAACAAGAAACTGGCCGAACTCGAGAAGAAGTTGGTCGATGCTTCCGTTCAACTGGTTGGCAACGACGGCAAGTTCACCCCGGTGGGCAAGAGCTACCCGTCGACCAGTAGCGGGCGACGCACTGCACTTGCAGAGTGGATCACCCATCCAAGAAACCCGCTGACCGCTCGCGTTGCCATCAACCACATTTGGACGCGTTACTTTGGCCAACCGCTGGTTTCCAACCTCGACGACTTTGGTCTCCGATCACCACACCCCATCCACCATGAACTGCTGGACTGGTTGGCCGTGGAACTGGTCGAAAACGACTGGAGCATGAAGCACATCCATCGGCTGATTGTCCAGTCACGCACCTATCGACTCGCTTCGTCGGCGTCGCAAGATTCAGAAACCACGTTTGCCAAGAACGGCGAGATCGATCCCGACAACCTGCAACTTTGGCGAGCCAACGTGCGCCGCTTGGAGGCCGAACTGGTTCGCGACAATCTGCTTTCGATTGCTGGGACGCTGGACCGATCCAGAGGCGGCCCCGACATCGATTTCAAAAAGGGCGAAACGACGCCGCGACGAAGCGTCTATTTCCGCCATGCTTACGAGAAACAGATGCCGATGCTGGTCATCTTCGACGCAGCCAACCCGACCGATTGCTATCGACGATCGGAAAGCATCGTCCCCCAACAAGCACTGGCGCTCGCGAACAGTCCGCTGGCGGTCGATCAATCTCGCCAGACCGCGGCGCGACTCAGTGCCGACGTCACGGACGACCTCGCCTTCGTCTCGGAAGCCTACGCCGCGATCCTGGGACGCGAACCCACCGACAGTGAACGCTCCGCCTGCGAATCGTTCTTGACCCACCAAGCAACCTTGCTGGCCGATCCTGATCAGCTTTCTCCTTCAACCGGTGCGGCCAAAACCTCCGTTCCGCCAGCGACCGATGCGAACCTTCGCGCACGTGAAAACTTGGTTCACGTTCTGTTCAACCACAACGACTTTGTAACGGTGCGATGA
- a CDS encoding DUF1501 domain-containing protein yields MSMQFGNKGPHPFSERHRRGFLQDLGLGFGSIALSSLLQGDSVAHGDALAESELKKIAPKAKSVIWLFMIGGASHMETFDPKPQLNQLAGKTIKETPYAKVLESPYLANERVVAFDPNNGFIRNEIYPLQVGYAPRGESGIEISDWFPHVSSCADDLCVIRSMWTEDSNHGAQLQFHTGRHRVDGFFPTIGSWATYGLGSLNENLPQFVVMGTPVADCCGGRECHRANYLGPQFDGIPLDIDSDIPLPYAAPPGGVYQEEQAGEFELLRQLNQISSEQFPSDEALRARVRSYELAFRMQTAVPDVVRLEDETALTQREYGLDQPETKVFGRQMLTARRLVEQGVRFVQVYHGSNGGAGQWDNHKGLKAGHSKLCKQTDQPIGALLKDLKQRGLLDETLVVWATEFGRTPGAQSSNGRDHHPYGFSVWMAGGGVKGGMTHGATDEIGFHAVEDRHYVTDIHATILHQLGLNPHELVVPGRQRLEKDFGHVIHDVLA; encoded by the coding sequence ATGAGCATGCAATTTGGAAACAAAGGCCCCCATCCATTCTCCGAACGTCACCGCCGTGGCTTCCTGCAGGATCTCGGGTTGGGATTTGGAAGCATTGCACTGTCCAGCCTGCTGCAGGGTGACTCGGTCGCTCACGGCGACGCCCTCGCGGAAAGCGAACTGAAGAAGATCGCCCCGAAAGCCAAGAGCGTGATCTGGCTGTTCATGATTGGCGGCGCCAGCCACATGGAGACCTTTGATCCGAAGCCACAACTGAACCAACTGGCTGGTAAAACGATCAAGGAAACACCCTACGCCAAAGTCCTCGAGTCCCCCTACTTGGCCAACGAACGCGTGGTCGCGTTTGACCCCAACAACGGATTCATTCGCAACGAAATCTATCCCCTGCAAGTCGGCTACGCACCGCGAGGCGAAAGCGGGATCGAAATCAGCGATTGGTTCCCGCACGTCAGCAGCTGTGCCGATGACCTGTGCGTGATCCGGTCAATGTGGACCGAGGACAGCAACCACGGCGCTCAACTGCAATTTCATACCGGACGCCATCGCGTCGACGGCTTCTTTCCCACCATCGGCTCCTGGGCGACCTATGGACTGGGCTCACTCAACGAAAACCTGCCTCAATTTGTTGTGATGGGAACTCCTGTCGCCGATTGTTGCGGCGGCCGTGAATGCCATCGTGCAAATTACTTGGGCCCGCAATTCGACGGCATTCCGCTGGACATTGATTCAGACATCCCGCTCCCTTACGCGGCACCACCCGGTGGCGTGTACCAAGAGGAACAAGCCGGCGAGTTTGAACTGCTACGTCAACTGAACCAAATCTCGTCGGAGCAATTCCCGAGCGACGAAGCGCTGCGAGCCCGAGTCCGCTCCTACGAATTGGCGTTTCGAATGCAGACCGCGGTCCCCGACGTGGTCCGACTGGAAGACGAAACCGCGTTGACTCAACGAGAGTACGGGTTGGACCAACCTGAGACCAAAGTCTTCGGACGTCAGATGCTGACGGCTCGCCGATTGGTCGAACAGGGCGTTCGGTTCGTCCAGGTTTACCACGGCAGCAACGGCGGGGCAGGGCAGTGGGACAACCACAAAGGTCTCAAAGCGGGACACAGCAAATTGTGCAAACAAACCGACCAGCCAATCGGTGCCTTGTTGAAAGACTTGAAACAACGCGGACTGCTGGATGAAACCCTGGTCGTTTGGGCAACGGAATTCGGACGAACTCCCGGAGCTCAATCATCCAACGGTCGCGACCATCATCCCTACGGATTCAGCGTTTGGATGGCCGGCGGCGGAGTGAAGGGCGGAATGACGCACGGTGCGACGGATGAAATTGGATTTCACGCCGTTGAAGACCGCCACTACGTGACCGACATCCACGCCACGATTTTGCACCAACTGGGACTGAACCCGCACGAGTTGGTCGTCCCCGGTCGACAACGACTGGAAAAAGATTTCGGTCACGTCATCCACGACGTGCTCGCCTGA
- a CDS encoding Gfo/Idh/MocA family protein yields MTDRRSFLSTTLAAGAALATPAFVSSQALGAGDSVAASERITLGVIGIGPRCTYDLKAILKLKDVQCVAIADVQQSRRDAGKKLVDDHYGNQDCTLYHDFRELLARDEIDAVLIATGDRWHAAASILAAEAGKDVYSEKPCGITIRDCQLLDETFQRTGRIFQAGTQRRSVPNFIQAVQVAQSGKLGELKELQATAYLPTLDNTWLPAQPTPDEAVCDWNMWLGPAPWRPFNQKYVDGRWRGQYDFDSGARLLDWGAHTLDLCQWAAGADDTMPVKYEPSQTAIMCTYANGVQLKVDFLEEPFGDRSPRWLTRLGTCPVRFIGEDGSIETGDEGEIVASSPALQKELSSAERVRGLDVTAHARNFFDCIKTREQATCNSTVMRRSHVACHAAALAWILNRTLTIDPQTETFVDDDEANRLRSRAKRDWT; encoded by the coding sequence ATGACCGATCGACGCAGCTTTCTGTCCACCACACTGGCCGCTGGGGCGGCTCTCGCGACTCCCGCTTTCGTTTCCTCTCAGGCACTTGGGGCTGGCGATTCTGTCGCAGCGTCGGAACGGATCACGCTGGGGGTGATTGGGATCGGGCCTCGGTGCACCTACGATCTGAAAGCGATCTTGAAGCTCAAGGATGTGCAATGTGTCGCCATCGCTGACGTGCAACAGTCGCGGCGTGATGCGGGAAAGAAGTTGGTGGACGACCATTACGGCAATCAAGACTGCACGCTCTATCACGATTTTCGAGAATTGCTGGCGCGGGATGAGATCGATGCGGTCTTGATCGCAACCGGCGATCGTTGGCATGCCGCCGCATCGATCCTGGCCGCTGAGGCTGGCAAGGATGTCTACAGTGAAAAACCGTGTGGGATCACGATTCGTGATTGCCAGCTACTCGATGAGACGTTCCAGCGAACGGGTCGAATCTTCCAGGCGGGCACGCAGCGGCGGAGCGTGCCGAATTTCATTCAAGCCGTGCAAGTGGCTCAGTCTGGAAAGCTCGGCGAGCTAAAGGAATTGCAGGCCACCGCTTACTTGCCGACCTTGGACAACACTTGGTTGCCCGCTCAACCGACACCGGACGAAGCCGTTTGCGATTGGAACATGTGGTTGGGGCCTGCTCCATGGCGTCCATTCAACCAGAAGTACGTCGATGGTCGTTGGCGTGGTCAGTACGACTTTGACAGCGGTGCGCGTTTGCTGGATTGGGGAGCTCACACGCTGGATCTTTGCCAGTGGGCCGCGGGCGCCGATGACACGATGCCTGTGAAGTACGAGCCTTCGCAAACCGCGATCATGTGCACGTATGCCAACGGCGTTCAGTTGAAAGTGGACTTCTTGGAGGAGCCGTTTGGTGATCGCAGCCCGCGTTGGCTGACTCGTTTGGGGACCTGCCCGGTGCGGTTCATCGGTGAGGATGGCTCGATTGAAACGGGCGATGAAGGTGAGATTGTGGCGTCTTCACCTGCCCTGCAAAAAGAGCTTTCCAGCGCTGAGCGTGTGCGTGGTTTGGACGTCACCGCCCACGCACGGAACTTCTTCGATTGCATCAAGACTCGAGAACAGGCGACTTGCAATTCAACCGTGATGCGTCGGTCGCATGTTGCTTGTCACGCCGCCGCGCTGGCTTGGATTTTGAATCGCACGCTCACGATTGATCCCCAAACGGAAACGTTTGTGGACGACGATGAAGCGAACCGTTTGCGCAGCCGTGCGAAACGCGACTGGACTTAG
- a CDS encoding PQQ-binding-like beta-propeller repeat protein codes for MRTLIHRSLHVLLATIVGCSWTHADWPQFLGEKRDGASSETALLDAFPEEGPEVVWRVPGGVGMSAVTVADGLAITTMNDSGKQLLVAFDAKTGERAWQTGLAAEYKNGQGDGPRATAAVSGGVVYAFTGDGVLCAVDQKTGELIWRTDALQACRARESEYGMSSSPLVVGDSVIVHVGGSGTAVAAFDIANGQLQWSAGSGPAGYSSPTLMEVAGEQQVVSLTGDKTLGIDPSDGAVLWTYDFPTPYACNTANPVSVDGDVFISAGENHGCVFIDVEQASGKFEVKEHWASVDSKSVMRNEWQTSVLVDGYLYGFDNVGAAGPTTHLTCIDAGTGETVWRKTRFGKGNLVLADGKLWITTMDGELVLVKVSPDGYEELGRSKLFGRTRQSLSIANGLGYIRDNQEVLCIKL; via the coding sequence ATGCGAACCTTGATTCACCGAAGTCTCCACGTTTTGCTGGCAACGATCGTGGGCTGTTCTTGGACGCACGCCGATTGGCCTCAGTTTTTGGGTGAAAAACGTGATGGTGCGTCCAGCGAGACTGCGTTGCTCGACGCGTTTCCCGAAGAAGGCCCCGAGGTTGTTTGGCGAGTACCCGGTGGTGTGGGAATGTCAGCGGTCACGGTTGCGGATGGCTTGGCGATCACCACGATGAATGATTCGGGCAAGCAGTTGCTCGTTGCTTTCGATGCCAAAACCGGTGAGCGTGCTTGGCAAACCGGTTTGGCAGCGGAGTACAAGAACGGTCAAGGCGATGGGCCTCGTGCGACCGCGGCGGTATCGGGTGGCGTCGTCTATGCGTTCACGGGCGATGGTGTCTTGTGCGCGGTCGATCAGAAGACGGGCGAACTGATTTGGCGGACCGATGCCTTGCAGGCGTGCCGCGCCAGAGAATCCGAATACGGGATGTCGTCGTCCCCATTGGTGGTCGGGGATTCGGTCATCGTGCACGTGGGAGGCAGCGGCACGGCAGTGGCGGCGTTTGATATCGCCAACGGTCAACTCCAGTGGTCAGCAGGCAGCGGACCAGCGGGCTACTCATCGCCAACGTTGATGGAAGTCGCTGGTGAACAGCAGGTTGTCAGCTTGACGGGCGACAAAACGCTGGGGATCGACCCGAGCGACGGAGCGGTGTTGTGGACGTATGACTTTCCAACGCCCTACGCCTGCAACACTGCGAATCCGGTTTCGGTGGACGGCGACGTGTTCATCTCGGCTGGCGAGAACCATGGTTGCGTGTTCATTGACGTTGAGCAGGCCAGTGGGAAGTTTGAGGTCAAAGAGCACTGGGCCAGTGTTGATTCCAAGAGCGTGATGCGAAATGAATGGCAAACATCGGTGTTGGTCGATGGTTATCTCTACGGATTCGACAATGTGGGAGCAGCCGGGCCAACCACACACCTGACATGCATTGATGCGGGCACCGGCGAGACAGTTTGGCGGAAGACTCGGTTTGGCAAAGGCAACTTGGTTCTGGCCGACGGAAAGCTTTGGATCACCACGATGGACGGGGAGTTGGTGTTGGTGAAGGTCTCGCCGGATGGATACGAAGAATTGGGCAGATCCAAGCTGTTTGGCAGGACACGTCAATCCCTTTCAATCGCCAATGGTTTGGGATACATCCGCGACAACCAAGAAGTGCTGTGCATCAAGCTGTGA